Proteins encoded together in one Halorubellus sp. JP-L1 window:
- a CDS encoding phosphoadenosine phosphosulfate reductase family protein, protein MADFPDYLDVDYTDGEGENPEDYPSVEHKIEKAIEVTKKGLEEYENPVVMWTGGKDSTLTLYFVKEVADRFDLEVPPVVFIDHFQHFDELIEFAEHWADEWDLEVIWAQNDDIGQLVDERGLEPGDDIAIDDLSEHNQHHVREILEYEEDSFPFLLDTYVGNHLLKTVALNDAIEEYDVDGILSGVRWDEQEARADETFFSPRHDPDIYPPHDRVQPILHFDEAAVWDAFWHFVIPDVVENYPEEGYVPQSDDDLPEGVDQDDVPVSPKYFAGFRSLGSEVSTDKSAAEPAWLQDLDNTTERAGRAQDKEDLMERLRDLGYM, encoded by the coding sequence ATGGCCGACTTCCCCGACTACCTCGACGTCGACTACACGGACGGCGAAGGCGAGAACCCCGAGGACTACCCCTCGGTCGAACACAAGATCGAGAAGGCGATCGAGGTCACGAAGAAGGGCCTCGAGGAGTACGAGAACCCCGTCGTGATGTGGACGGGCGGCAAGGACTCCACGCTCACGCTGTACTTCGTGAAGGAGGTCGCTGACCGCTTCGACCTCGAGGTTCCCCCGGTCGTCTTCATCGACCACTTCCAGCACTTCGACGAACTCATCGAGTTCGCCGAGCACTGGGCCGACGAGTGGGACCTCGAGGTCATCTGGGCGCAGAACGACGACATCGGCCAGCTCGTCGACGAACGCGGTCTCGAACCCGGCGACGACATCGCCATCGACGACCTCAGCGAGCACAACCAGCACCACGTCAGGGAGATCTTAGAGTACGAGGAGGACTCGTTCCCGTTCCTGCTCGACACGTACGTCGGCAACCACCTCCTGAAGACGGTGGCGCTCAACGACGCCATCGAGGAGTACGACGTCGACGGCATCCTCAGCGGCGTCCGCTGGGACGAACAGGAAGCCCGTGCGGACGAGACGTTCTTCAGCCCGCGTCACGACCCCGACATCTACCCGCCCCACGACCGCGTCCAGCCCATCCTCCACTTCGACGAGGCCGCGGTCTGGGACGCGTTCTGGCACTTCGTCATCCCGGACGTCGTCGAGAACTACCCCGAAGAGGGCTACGTGCCCCAGAGCGACGACGACCTCCCCGAGGGCGTCGACCAGGACGACGTCCCCGTCAGCCCGAAGTACTTCGCGGGCTTCCGCTCGCTCGGCAGCGAGGTGTCGACGGACAAGTCCGCCGCCGAGCCCGCGTGGCTCCAGGACCTCGACAACACGACCGAGCGCGCCGGCCGCGCCCAGGACAAGGAGGACCTGATGGAGCGCCTGCGCGACCTCGGCTACATGTAA
- a CDS encoding DUF6517 family protein translates to MDWTRSVGVVALVVVVATSGCIGFVTGEEPLVYEANQVSVSDDAKQATGYEQQLREEVVVNQTVSGRDVSVHNWYARYEKYDDIAEETTGVLTVFSTHRVDVFGHTTNPYANMSYSGLVANLTSERDTSFGSLEDATLVENETATVLGQDARVGVFTTNTTFGGEQVQVRLYVTRVQHGDDIVVAIGGHPTKLPAGEQEVMAMLEGIEHETDENATANERLAGGDAPAAVASGPTTGVASGPTTSVAREI, encoded by the coding sequence ATGGATTGGACGCGGAGTGTCGGCGTCGTGGCGCTCGTCGTCGTGGTCGCGACCAGCGGCTGCATCGGGTTCGTCACGGGCGAGGAACCGCTCGTGTACGAAGCTAACCAGGTGTCAGTCAGCGACGACGCGAAGCAAGCGACGGGGTACGAGCAACAGCTTCGGGAGGAGGTCGTCGTGAACCAGACGGTGTCCGGGCGGGACGTCAGCGTCCACAACTGGTACGCGCGCTACGAGAAGTACGACGACATCGCCGAGGAGACGACGGGCGTCCTCACGGTGTTCTCGACGCATCGCGTGGACGTGTTCGGGCACACGACGAACCCGTACGCGAACATGTCGTACTCGGGTCTCGTCGCAAACCTCACGTCGGAGCGCGACACCTCGTTCGGGTCGCTGGAGGACGCGACGCTCGTCGAGAACGAGACGGCGACCGTCCTCGGGCAGGACGCGCGCGTCGGCGTGTTCACGACGAACACGACCTTCGGCGGCGAACAGGTCCAGGTCCGACTGTACGTCACGCGCGTCCAGCACGGCGACGACATCGTCGTCGCCATCGGCGGCCACCCGACGAAGCTCCCCGCCGGCGAACAGGAGGTCATGGCGATGCTCGAAGGCATCGAGCACGAGACCGACGAGAACGCGACCGCGAACGAACGGCTCGCGGGCGGTGACGCACCCGCCGCAGTCGCGAGCGGTCCGACCACCGGCGTCGCGAGCGGTCCGACCACCAGCGTCGCGCGCGAAATCTAG
- the folP gene encoding dihydropteroate synthase, translating into MQYHEAANFLFDLRRYRPSPGTASTARLLDSLGNPHEGVDFVQVAGSNGKGSTARMVESVLRETDRTVGLFTSPHLEDVRERVRVDGRKVTREAVCEFVEASRSHVRERAADGESPTFFEAMTALALWYFGERDVDVAVLEVGIGGKFDATSVVDPVASAVTSVTLEHTGVLGDTIAEIATDKAHVAPTDAPVVTGATGEALAAVREQAGDVLTVGSAADAGNTGDDAATDDDPATDDDASPDVRVTYGGRTNHAEAAVGIETDDAGRLDARIPLLGEYQAVNAGIAATLARQVAGVDDETLARGLRSAHWPGRFEVVSQEPLAVLDGAHNPGACEGLASTLSTFEYDDLHLVVGAMHDKDHRGMAAALPAPDACYACEPDLARSEDADVLARVFGANAETASSWTSVASAVDAALDAADASDCVLVTGSLFAVAEARERWTRLEVPRTVRDLEDATARLEGANVADQDVHRLRTAGVHRVLTTRVQDRQARRLEATMAAAGGQCAVSGVDGNDERKDVVLMGTLAQFDELVATLADEPYGLDQFAEEVGDALDLAATDEDGRTAASPNATDDRWPWESGTAVMGILNVTPNSFFDGGEYEHVADAVSRAEEMVANGADVVDVGGESTRPGADPVSVADEIDRVVPVVEGIREAGLDVTISVDTRKAAVADAALDAGADVVNDVSGLDDPEMRFVAAEHDAGLCVMHSIDTPVDPENAVAYDDVVDDVLDQLREHVLLAEKAGVDRRDVLVDPGLGFGKTAAESFELLDRVDEFAALDCPVLVGHSHKSMFAAIGRESDERLSATVAGTALAADRGADVVRVHDVDENVAAVDAARAARDPETLDGRDEEDD; encoded by the coding sequence ATGCAGTATCACGAGGCGGCGAACTTCCTGTTCGACCTGCGGCGGTACCGTCCCAGTCCGGGGACGGCGTCGACCGCGCGCCTCCTCGACTCGCTCGGGAATCCCCACGAGGGCGTCGATTTCGTGCAGGTCGCGGGGTCGAACGGGAAGGGGAGTACGGCGCGGATGGTGGAGTCCGTGCTGCGGGAGACCGACCGCACGGTCGGGCTGTTCACGTCCCCGCACCTGGAGGACGTCCGCGAGCGCGTGCGCGTCGACGGGCGGAAGGTCACTCGGGAGGCGGTCTGCGAGTTCGTCGAGGCGTCGCGCTCGCACGTGCGGGAGCGGGCGGCCGACGGCGAGTCGCCGACGTTCTTCGAGGCGATGACGGCGCTCGCGCTCTGGTACTTCGGAGAGCGCGACGTCGACGTCGCGGTGCTGGAGGTCGGGATCGGCGGGAAGTTCGACGCGACGAGCGTCGTCGACCCGGTGGCGAGTGCGGTGACGAGCGTGACCCTCGAGCACACGGGCGTGCTCGGGGACACGATCGCGGAGATCGCGACGGACAAGGCCCACGTCGCGCCGACGGACGCGCCGGTCGTGACGGGCGCGACCGGGGAGGCGCTCGCGGCGGTCCGCGAGCAGGCCGGCGACGTCCTGACGGTCGGTTCGGCAGCGGACGCCGGGAACACCGGCGACGATGCCGCGACCGACGACGATCCCGCGACCGACGACGACGCCTCGCCGGACGTTCGCGTGACGTACGGCGGTCGGACGAACCACGCGGAGGCCGCGGTCGGCATCGAGACGGACGACGCGGGGCGGCTCGACGCGCGGATTCCGCTGCTCGGCGAGTACCAGGCGGTGAACGCGGGGATCGCGGCGACGCTCGCGCGACAAGTGGCGGGCGTGGACGACGAGACGCTCGCGCGAGGGCTGCGGTCCGCGCACTGGCCGGGCCGGTTCGAGGTCGTCTCGCAGGAACCGCTCGCGGTGCTCGACGGCGCGCACAATCCAGGCGCGTGCGAGGGGCTGGCGTCGACGCTGTCGACGTTCGAGTACGACGACCTCCACCTCGTCGTCGGCGCGATGCACGACAAGGACCACCGCGGGATGGCGGCAGCGCTTCCGGCGCCCGACGCCTGTTACGCGTGCGAACCGGACCTCGCTCGGAGCGAGGACGCCGACGTGCTCGCGCGCGTGTTCGGCGCGAACGCCGAGACGGCGTCGTCGTGGACGTCGGTCGCGAGCGCGGTCGACGCGGCGCTCGACGCGGCCGACGCGAGCGACTGCGTGCTCGTGACGGGGTCGCTGTTCGCGGTCGCCGAGGCCCGCGAGCGCTGGACGCGACTGGAGGTCCCCCGGACCGTCCGCGACCTCGAGGACGCGACCGCGCGCCTCGAGGGGGCGAACGTCGCAGACCAGGACGTCCATCGGCTCCGGACCGCGGGCGTCCACCGCGTCCTGACGACGCGCGTCCAGGACCGGCAGGCGCGCCGACTCGAGGCGACGATGGCCGCGGCCGGCGGGCAGTGCGCGGTCTCCGGCGTCGACGGCAACGACGAGCGCAAGGACGTCGTGCTCATGGGGACGCTCGCGCAGTTCGACGAACTCGTCGCGACTCTCGCGGACGAGCCCTACGGCCTCGACCAGTTCGCCGAGGAGGTCGGGGACGCCCTCGATCTCGCCGCGACCGACGAAGACGGACGGACTGCTGCGAGCCCGAACGCGACCGACGACCGCTGGCCGTGGGAGTCGGGGACGGCCGTGATGGGCATCCTGAACGTCACGCCGAACTCGTTCTTCGACGGCGGCGAGTACGAGCACGTCGCCGACGCCGTCTCGCGCGCAGAGGAGATGGTCGCGAACGGCGCGGACGTCGTCGACGTCGGCGGGGAGTCGACGCGTCCGGGCGCCGACCCCGTGTCGGTCGCGGACGAGATCGACCGCGTCGTTCCCGTCGTCGAGGGCATCCGCGAGGCGGGCCTCGACGTGACCATCTCGGTGGACACGCGGAAGGCCGCAGTCGCGGACGCGGCCCTCGACGCGGGCGCGGACGTCGTGAACGACGTGTCCGGACTCGACGACCCCGAGATGCGGTTCGTCGCCGCGGAGCACGACGCCGGGCTCTGCGTGATGCACTCGATCGACACGCCCGTCGACCCCGAGAACGCCGTCGCGTACGACGACGTCGTGGACGACGTCCTCGACCAGCTCAGAGAGCACGTCCTCCTCGCGGAGAAGGCGGGCGTCGACCGCCGGGACGTCCTCGTCGACCCCGGCCTCGGGTTCGGGAAGACCGCCGCGGAGTCGTTCGAGCTCCTCGATCGCGTCGACGAGTTCGCCGCGCTCGACTGTCCGGTACTCGTCGGGCACTCCCACAAGTCGATGTTCGCCGCGATCGGCCGCGAGAGCGACGAGCGACTGTCGGCGACGGTTGCAGGGACCGCGCTCGCCGCGGACCGCGGCGCGGACGTCGTCCGCGTGCACGACGTCGACGAGAACGTCGCCGCTGTCGACGCCGCACGCGCCGCTCGCGACCCGGAGACGCTCGACGGACGGGACGAAGAAGACGACTAG
- a CDS encoding SHOCT domain-containing protein: MSLLSDRRLRWLAVAFAVVVLAGVSVAAIGAVAVASTLAGVLVGDVGILTLFGVAAPVALASVGFAALAVALLSWAVVRSVRVAEPPRSDRLAARAALAERFVPGLSDVGLSDALSPTPADRREALKERYARGDLDEREFEREMAALLADEVGAFDGFDGVDDFDTVEARLEALQSEYEDPPAPSEASATTEASAATRATATTEASSTVDESAVGDAAGNRQPVAADRDRP; this comes from the coding sequence ATGAGTCTGCTCTCCGACCGTCGATTGCGGTGGCTGGCAGTCGCGTTCGCGGTCGTCGTGCTCGCGGGCGTGAGCGTCGCCGCGATCGGTGCCGTCGCGGTCGCGTCGACGCTCGCCGGGGTGCTCGTGGGCGACGTGGGAATCCTGACGCTGTTCGGCGTCGCAGCGCCGGTCGCGCTGGCGTCGGTCGGCTTCGCCGCACTCGCCGTGGCGCTGCTTTCCTGGGCCGTCGTCCGGTCGGTTCGCGTCGCCGAGCCCCCACGAAGCGACCGGCTCGCTGCCCGGGCGGCGCTCGCGGAGCGATTCGTCCCCGGGCTTTCCGACGTCGGGCTCTCGGACGCGCTCTCGCCGACGCCGGCGGACCGCCGCGAGGCGCTCAAGGAGCGGTACGCACGCGGCGACCTCGACGAGCGCGAGTTCGAGCGCGAGATGGCCGCGCTCCTCGCCGACGAGGTCGGCGCGTTCGACGGATTCGACGGGGTCGACGATTTCGATACCGTCGAGGCGCGACTGGAAGCGCTCCAATCCGAGTACGAGGACCCACCGGCACCGAGCGAGGCGTCGGCAACGACCGAGGCATCGGCCGCGACCCGTGCGACGGCAACGACCGAGGCTTCGTCCACGGTCGACGAATCCGCCGTCGGTGACGCGGCGGGGAACCGGCAACCGGTCGCCGCGGACCGCGACCGGCCCTGA
- the purH gene encoding bifunctional phosphoribosylaminoimidazolecarboxamide formyltransferase/IMP cyclohydrolase produces the protein MTRIAGLASNRGRNLMHVQDLQPGGAELAVVASNHADAPVLEKAEDRGIPTVAVERGDDESRREHERRLVDALAEYDVDLVCLDGYMRVLSDAFLDAMGTTINVHPSLLPSFPGMDAWGDALDAGAKTTGCTVHVVTDATDDDGNVVESEIDAGPIVTQEPVPVYEGDDEDSLKERVLYEGEFRAYPRAVKWFAEERVDVDRDANAVSVAGDEAGALPERRVVTEDRHADLRYGENPHQDAALYADATTEEASVVHADQLNEGAKALSYNNYNDADGALNLIKEFDEPAAAVIKHTNPAGCATADSLAEAYADALATDAKSAYGGIVALNRECDGETAELIAESFKEVVVAPGYTDDALDVLTAKKNLRVLDVGEIGDVTETFTSKELVGGRLVQERDLAAVTVDDLEVVTEREPTEEELETMLFAWKVQKHVKSNGIVFAKDTETVGLGVGQVSRVDAVEIAAMKAERDAEGKTAEGGVMGSDAFFPFPDAVEKAAEAGIEAVIQPGGSKRDDQVIEAANELGMTMVMTGQRCFRHD, from the coding sequence ATGACACGCATCGCGGGGCTCGCCTCGAACCGCGGCCGGAACCTCATGCACGTCCAGGACCTCCAGCCCGGCGGCGCCGAACTCGCCGTCGTCGCCTCGAACCACGCGGACGCGCCCGTCCTCGAGAAGGCCGAGGACCGCGGGATTCCGACTGTCGCGGTCGAACGCGGCGACGACGAGTCCCGCCGCGAGCACGAGCGGCGACTCGTCGACGCGCTCGCCGAATACGACGTCGACCTCGTCTGCCTCGACGGCTACATGCGCGTGCTCTCCGACGCGTTCCTCGACGCAATGGGGACCACGATCAACGTTCACCCGAGCCTCCTCCCGTCGTTCCCCGGCATGGACGCCTGGGGGGACGCGCTCGACGCCGGCGCGAAGACCACCGGCTGCACGGTCCACGTCGTCACCGACGCGACGGACGACGACGGGAACGTCGTCGAGTCCGAGATCGACGCCGGCCCCATCGTCACGCAGGAGCCCGTTCCCGTCTACGAGGGCGACGACGAGGACTCGCTGAAGGAGCGCGTACTCTACGAGGGCGAGTTCCGGGCGTACCCGCGTGCAGTGAAGTGGTTCGCGGAGGAGCGCGTCGACGTCGACCGCGACGCGAACGCGGTCAGCGTCGCTGGCGACGAGGCGGGTGCCCTCCCCGAGCGTCGCGTCGTCACCGAGGACCGCCACGCCGACCTCCGGTACGGCGAGAACCCCCACCAGGACGCCGCACTCTACGCGGACGCCACGACCGAGGAAGCGAGCGTCGTGCACGCCGACCAGCTGAACGAGGGCGCGAAGGCCCTGAGCTACAACAACTACAACGACGCGGACGGCGCGCTGAACCTCATCAAGGAGTTCGACGAACCCGCCGCTGCCGTCATCAAGCACACGAACCCCGCCGGGTGCGCGACCGCCGACTCGCTCGCGGAAGCGTACGCTGACGCGTTAGCGACGGACGCGAAGTCCGCGTACGGCGGCATCGTCGCCCTCAACCGCGAGTGCGACGGCGAGACCGCCGAACTGATCGCGGAGTCGTTCAAGGAGGTCGTCGTCGCGCCCGGCTACACCGACGACGCGCTCGACGTCCTCACGGCGAAGAAGAACCTGCGGGTGCTGGACGTCGGCGAGATTGGCGACGTGACGGAGACGTTCACGAGCAAGGAGCTCGTCGGCGGCCGGCTCGTCCAGGAGCGCGACCTGGCCGCGGTCACCGTCGACGACCTGGAGGTCGTGACGGAGCGCGAGCCGACCGAGGAGGAACTGGAGACGATGCTGTTCGCGTGGAAGGTCCAGAAGCACGTGAAGTCCAACGGCATCGTGTTCGCGAAGGACACCGAGACCGTCGGCCTCGGCGTCGGGCAGGTCTCGCGGGTCGACGCGGTCGAGATCGCGGCGATGAAGGCCGAGCGCGACGCCGAAGGCAAGACCGCGGAGGGCGGCGTGATGGGGTCGGACGCGTTCTTCCCGTTCCCGGACGCCGTCGAGAAGGCCGCCGAAGCCGGGATCGAAGCGGTCATCCAGCCCGGCGGCTCCAAACGCGACGACCAGGTGATCGAGGCCGCGAACGAACTCGGGATGACGATGGTCATGACCGGGCAGCGGTGTTTCCGTCACGATTAG
- the purB gene encoding adenylosuccinate lyase: MTDPLLAVSPLDGRYASRTSPLAPYASESALMRARVEVEVEYLLALADLDATPLSISDDQAAELRSCYEDWTTEDAAVVKQIEVDGYGEFAATNHDVKAVEYYVRLHLPDGLDAANWIHFGLTSEDVNNLAHRLLAKGAVEDVLLPELREIRDALADMAREHRDVPMLARTHGQPATPTTFGKEMAVYAARLGRTTARVADAADSLSGKLAGASGTYAAHHAAYPDVDWRAFAREFVADLGLEFTPLATQVNPCDDLAALFDGLRGANQVLLDLDRDVWLYVSQRYLGQEATASETGSSTMPHKVNPIDFENSEGNLSKANSDLQFLGEYVTTSRLQRDLSDSTVKRNVGAAFAHCLIAYGKTQNGLAKVVPNEQVMREDLESTPEILGEAIQTILRREGDTDAYERVKDLTRGKRVTMDDFHELFDDLDVDQSVREELKALTPTGYVGVASALVDDVE; this comes from the coding sequence ATGACAGACCCCCTGCTGGCCGTCTCGCCGCTCGACGGTCGGTACGCCTCGCGAACCAGCCCGCTCGCGCCGTACGCGAGCGAATCCGCGCTCATGCGAGCCCGCGTCGAGGTCGAGGTCGAGTACCTCCTCGCGCTTGCCGACCTCGACGCCACCCCGCTCTCGATATCGGACGATCAGGCCGCGGAACTGCGTTCGTGCTACGAGGACTGGACGACCGAGGACGCGGCGGTCGTCAAACAGATCGAGGTAGACGGCTACGGCGAGTTCGCGGCGACGAACCACGACGTGAAGGCCGTCGAGTACTACGTCCGCCTGCACCTCCCCGACGGCCTCGACGCCGCGAACTGGATCCACTTCGGGCTGACGAGCGAGGACGTGAACAACCTCGCACACCGCCTGCTCGCGAAGGGAGCGGTCGAGGACGTCCTCCTCCCCGAGCTCCGCGAGATCCGGGACGCGCTCGCTGACATGGCTCGCGAGCACCGCGACGTCCCGATGCTCGCTCGCACGCACGGCCAGCCGGCGACGCCGACGACGTTCGGGAAGGAGATGGCGGTGTACGCCGCCCGCCTCGGACGCACGACCGCACGCGTCGCTGACGCCGCCGACTCGCTGTCGGGGAAGCTCGCCGGCGCGTCCGGGACGTACGCCGCGCATCACGCCGCGTACCCCGACGTCGACTGGCGCGCGTTCGCCCGCGAGTTCGTCGCCGACCTCGGCCTCGAGTTCACGCCGCTCGCGACCCAGGTCAACCCCTGTGACGACCTGGCCGCGCTGTTCGACGGACTCCGTGGCGCGAACCAGGTCCTGCTCGACCTCGACCGCGACGTCTGGCTGTACGTCAGTCAGCGCTACCTCGGCCAGGAGGCTACCGCGAGCGAGACGGGGAGTTCGACGATGCCCCACAAGGTGAACCCGATCGACTTCGAGAACAGCGAGGGCAACCTCTCGAAGGCGAACAGCGACCTCCAGTTCCTCGGCGAGTACGTCACCACGAGCCGCCTCCAGCGCGACCTCTCGGACTCGACGGTCAAACGGAACGTCGGCGCGGCGTTCGCGCACTGCCTGATCGCGTACGGGAAGACCCAGAACGGGCTCGCGAAGGTCGTCCCGAACGAACAAGTAATGCGGGAGGACCTCGAATCGACCCCCGAGATTCTCGGCGAAGCCATCCAGACCATCCTCCGGCGCGAGGGCGACACGGACGCCTACGAGCGCGTGAAGGACCTCACGCGCGGGAAGCGCGTGACGATGGACGACTTCCACGAGCTCTTCGACGACCTCGACGTCGACCAGAGCGTCCGCGAAGAACTGAAGGCGCTCACGCCGACGGGGTACGTCGGCGTGGCGAGCGCCCTCGTCGACGACGTCGAGTAG
- a CDS encoding ABC transporter permease subunit produces MLEFARYYGRRRVKGALAMTAGFALLVALYVWMFPSVSEGIDLDAYTETLPPALREAFGLQSLGTIEGFLAAELYAFGWVLLLGVYFAYAAAGLVADDVDRGRMDMLLSLPVTRSRVLLEKFASVLVPLVVVNVVTPVVVALAVLGIDESISLADLAMVHALSVPYLLVAAAVGLLASVVFDRASVAQRVAAGGFFGLFLIDSVTAGTDVAALGALSPSRYYDPTAILVSSEWDFAGAGVLLAGTLVLLAASRTYWQRKDVA; encoded by the coding sequence ATGCTGGAGTTCGCGCGCTACTACGGCCGCCGACGCGTGAAGGGAGCGCTCGCGATGACCGCCGGATTCGCGCTGCTCGTCGCGCTCTACGTGTGGATGTTCCCGTCGGTCAGCGAGGGCATCGACCTGGACGCGTACACCGAGACGCTCCCGCCCGCGCTCCGCGAGGCGTTCGGCCTCCAGTCGCTCGGCACCATCGAGGGGTTCCTCGCCGCGGAACTGTACGCGTTCGGCTGGGTGCTCCTGCTCGGCGTCTACTTCGCGTACGCCGCCGCCGGCCTCGTCGCGGACGACGTCGACCGCGGTCGCATGGACATGCTCCTCTCGCTCCCGGTGACTCGGTCGCGCGTCCTCCTCGAGAAGTTCGCGAGCGTCCTCGTCCCGCTCGTCGTCGTGAACGTCGTCACGCCCGTCGTCGTCGCCCTCGCCGTCCTCGGCATCGACGAATCTATCTCGCTCGCCGACCTCGCGATGGTGCACGCACTGTCGGTGCCGTACCTGCTCGTGGCGGCCGCCGTCGGCCTGCTCGCGAGCGTCGTCTTCGACCGCGCCAGCGTCGCGCAGCGCGTCGCCGCCGGCGGGTTCTTCGGGCTGTTCCTCATCGACTCCGTCACCGCCGGCACCGACGTCGCTGCCCTCGGCGCGCTGTCGCCGTCGCGGTACTACGACCCGACCGCGATACTGGTCTCCTCCGAGTGGGACTTCGCGGGTGCTGGCGTCCTGCTCGCGGGCACGCTCGTGCTACTCGCCGCGAGCCGCACGTACTGGCAGCGCAAGGACGTCGCGTGA
- a CDS encoding ABC transporter ATP-binding protein → MAAITVSALTKDYGDVRANDDVDLAVEAGEIFGYLGPNGAGKTTTIRTLMGFQSPTSGTATVLGADVHDEDALVEAKRRVGYLPANPAFDEDATGREVLDLHASLKGDSRRDELLDLFDVPVDREVRGYSTGQRQKLGLVQAFMHDPDLLIMDEPTSGLDPLVQRTFNDFVRGERAAGKTVFLSSHVLSEVRRVCDRIGIIRDGRIVEVASVADVLQRSGKFVRARVAADLDREDVALDGVHELSVSPVAGDSTQNGDGITELTFTYTGSFDALVDYFHGYHVLELDVEEAPLEQVFMRFYDDGELDATSVASDDEPETAVARDAGGDAGGDV, encoded by the coding sequence ATGGCTGCGATCACCGTCTCCGCCCTGACGAAGGACTACGGGGACGTCCGCGCGAACGACGACGTCGACCTCGCGGTCGAGGCGGGCGAGATATTCGGGTACCTCGGGCCGAACGGCGCCGGGAAGACGACGACCATCCGGACGCTGATGGGGTTCCAGTCGCCGACGAGCGGCACCGCGACCGTCCTCGGCGCGGACGTCCACGACGAAGACGCGCTCGTCGAGGCGAAGCGTCGCGTCGGCTACCTGCCCGCGAATCCGGCGTTCGACGAGGACGCGACCGGCCGCGAGGTCCTGGACCTCCACGCGAGCCTCAAGGGCGACTCGCGTCGCGACGAACTCCTCGACCTGTTCGACGTCCCCGTCGACCGCGAGGTCCGCGGGTACTCGACGGGCCAGCGGCAGAAGCTCGGGCTGGTGCAGGCGTTCATGCACGACCCCGACCTCCTGATCATGGACGAACCGACGTCGGGATTGGACCCGCTCGTCCAGCGGACGTTCAACGACTTCGTTCGCGGGGAGCGCGCGGCCGGGAAGACCGTCTTCCTCTCCTCGCACGTCCTCAGCGAGGTCCGGCGGGTCTGCGACCGCATCGGCATCATCCGCGACGGCCGGATCGTCGAGGTCGCGTCGGTCGCGGACGTCCTCCAGCGCTCGGGGAAGTTCGTCCGCGCCCGCGTCGCCGCCGACCTCGACCGCGAGGACGTCGCGCTCGACGGCGTCCACGAACTCTCAGTCTCCCCAGTGGCGGGCGACTCGACCCAGAACGGGGACGGGATCACCGAGCTGACGTTCACGTACACGGGGTCGTTCGACGCGCTCGTCGACTACTTCCACGGGTACCACGTCCTCGAACTCGACGTCGAGGAGGCACCGCTCGAACAGGTGTTCATGCGGTTCTACGACGACGGAGAGCTCGACGCGACCAGCGTCGCGAGCGACGACGAACCCGAGACCGCGGTCGCGCGGGACGCCGGTGGCGACGCCGGAGGTGACGTCTGA
- a CDS encoding Lrp/AsnC family transcriptional regulator: MTRTSTDHRLDEIDRYILHALMQDARNTTAAAIAESLSVSGATVRNRIQKLEDQGVIREYPTQVDFERAGGKLTNLYRCNVPVPEREALAHKARSIPGVVNVRTLMTGRENLHVLAVGETTAELQRISRTISQLGIEIEDEDLVEDEFFSPYAPFNPDTDREERWPNDFISLTGDADIVELTVQSNAPIVGRSLKDAVQAEILDDDTLVIGIERDDRELTPHGDTVVEADDIVTVLSRASTDADGLDAFRAPAAESTRQ, translated from the coding sequence ATGACACGCACCAGCACGGACCATCGGCTCGACGAGATAGACCGATACATCCTGCACGCGCTCATGCAGGACGCACGCAACACGACTGCGGCCGCGATTGCTGAAAGCCTCAGCGTCTCAGGTGCCACTGTACGGAACCGCATCCAGAAGCTCGAAGACCAGGGCGTCATCCGCGAGTACCCGACCCAGGTCGACTTCGAGCGCGCCGGCGGGAAGCTCACCAACCTCTACCGGTGCAACGTCCCGGTTCCCGAACGCGAAGCGCTCGCGCACAAGGCACGCTCTATTCCAGGCGTCGTGAACGTCCGGACGCTGATGACCGGGCGAGAGAACCTGCACGTGCTCGCCGTGGGCGAGACCACCGCGGAACTCCAGCGCATCTCGAGAACGATCTCGCAGCTCGGCATCGAGATCGAGGACGAGGACCTCGTCGAAGACGAGTTCTTCAGCCCGTACGCGCCGTTCAATCCGGACACCGACCGGGAGGAACGGTGGCCGAACGACTTCATCAGTCTCACCGGCGACGCCGACATCGTCGAGCTGACGGTGCAGTCGAACGCGCCGATCGTCGGCCGGTCGTTGAAGGACGCCGTGCAGGCGGAGATCCTCGACGACGACACGCTCGTCATCGGCATCGAGCGCGACGACCGCGAACTGACGCCGCACGGCGACACCGTCGTCGAAGCCGACGACATCGTCACGGTTCTCTCGCGGGCGTCCACGGACGCCGACGGACTGGACGCGTTCCGAGCACCGGCGGCCGAATCGACACGCCAGTGA